ACGATGGTGCCGGGCATCGGCGCGCCGACATGCTTCGGATTGCCCTCTTCCGCCTGGGGCTTGGCACGCGCATTGGCAAGCCCGGCCTTGGGCACACGCAGCACGCGGGACTGGCCGTTCAATTCGAAGAACACCTTGACCATCCCTTCCTCGTCCGGACCGGCCATACCCTGCTGCGAGATGATCAGGCTCTTGCCGCGCTCGAGATCGACACTGATCTCTTCGGTGCCAGCGAGCCCGTAGAAGAAGGCCGGCGTCGGCAGCAGCGAAACGTCACCATAGCGGGCGTGATGGGCGGCATAGTCCTTGAACACCTTCGGATACATCAGATAGGAAGCAAGCTCGTAATCGTCGATCTGCCGGCCGCAGGTTTTTTCGGCTTCGAGACGCTTGGCTTCGAGATCGACTGGCGGCAGATGGGCGCCGGCACGTCCCTTGAGCGGCGCTGCGCCTTTCAGCACCTTTTTCTGCAACTCCGGCGGAAAACCGTCGGGCGGAAAACCCAGCTCGCCTTTCATCAGCGCGATCACCGAATCCGGGAAAGCGATTTCGCGCGCCGGGTTTTTGATGTCCTCGGCCGTGAGATTGTTGGCGACCATGAACAAGGCCAGGTCGCCGACGACCTTCGAGGTCGGCGTGACCTTGACGATGTCGCCGAACAGCAGATTGACGTCGGCATAAGCCTGGGCGACCTCGCCCCAACGGTGCTCGATGCCCATCGCCCGCGCCTGCTCGCGCAGGTTGGTGTATTGGCCGCCGGGCATCTCATGGCGGTAAACATCGGCGGTGCCGGCGCGGATGTCGGCCTCGAAGGGCGCGTATTGTCGGCGCACTCCCTCCCAGTAGTGTGACAACGCTTGCATGGCATCGAAATCGACACCGGGATCGCGCTCGCTACCGGCCAGCGCCGCGGCGATGGCGCCGAGGTTGGGCTGCGAGGTGAGCCCGCTCATCGCGTCGAGCGCGCCATCGACCGCATCGCAGCCGGCCTCGATGGCCGCCAGCACCGAGGCAGCGGCAATACCGCTGGTATCGTGGGTATGGAAATGGATCGGCAGGCCGGTTTCCTCTTTCAGTACCCGCACCAACTCACGCGCCGCCCGCGGTCGGCACACGCCCGCCATGTCCTTGATCGCGATGATGTGTGCGCCGGCCTTCTCGAGCTGTTTGCCGAGATCGACGTAATACTCGAGGTTGTATTTGGGCCGCCTGGCATCGAACAGGTCGCCGGTATAGCAGATCGCCGCTTCGCAAAGCGCCCCCGTCTCGAGCACGGCATCCATCGCCACGCGCATGTTCTCGACCCAGTTCAGCGAGTCGAAGACACGGAACACGTCGATGCCCGCCTTGGCCGCCTGCTGCACGAAATAACGCACGACATTGTCGGCATAACTGGTGTAGCCGACCGCATTCGCGCCGCGCAAGAGCATCTGCAACAGCACGTTGGGCACGGCTTCGCGCAGGCGCGCAAGACGCTCCCAGGGGTCTTCCTTCAAGAAACGCATCGCCACGTCGAAGGTCGCGCCCCCCCAGCATTCGAGTGAAAAGAGCTGCGGCAGCAGACGTGCGTAATACGGCGCGATCGCGACCATGTCGAAGGTGCGCATGCGGGTGGCGAACAGCGACTGATGCGCGTCGCGCATCGTCGTGTCGGTGAGCAGCACGCGTCTTTCGTTCTTCATCCACGCGGCGAACTTCGCGGCGCCGAGCTGCTTGAACAAATCGCGCGTGCCCAGCTGCGGCGCGGCGGAAAGGTCGACGCCGACCGGCTTGATGGGCTTCGCCAGTGGCAAGGCCGGCAGCGTGCGGCCCTTCGTTTCTGGGTTGCCATTGACCATCACGTCACCGAGGAAATTCAAAAGTCTCGTGGCGCGATCGCGGCGCTTGCGGAATTTGAACAGTTCCGGCGTCTCGTCGATGAAACGCGTCGTGCATTCGCCAGCGAGGAAGAGCGGATGGCCGATGACGTTTTCGAGGAACAGCAGATTGGTGGCGAGCCCGCGAACGCGAAATTCGCGCAGCGCGCGGTCCATGCGGCGCGCCGCCTCCTCCGGCGTATGTCCCCAGGCGGTGACCTTGACGAGCAGCGAGTCGTAGTACGGCGTGATCACCGCGCCGGTATAGGCCGTGCCGCCGTCGAGCCGGATGCCGAAGCCGGCCGGACTGCGATAGGCGGCGATGCGTCCATAGTCGGGCGTAAAACCGTTTTCTGGATCCTCGGTGGTGATGCGGCACTGCAGGGCATGCCCGTTTAGCTTCACCTCCTCCTGCCGCGGCACGTAGGAATCCTCGTCGCCGATCCGCGCGCCTTCGGAGATGCGGATCTGCGCCTTGACGATATCGACGCCGGTGACCTGTTCGGTGACGGTGTGCTCGACCTGGATGCGCGGATTGACCTCGATGAAGTAAAACTGGTCGGTGTCGGCATCCATCAGGAACTCGACCGTGCCGGCATGCGTGTAGTTCGCCGCTTTGGCGAGCTTGAGCGCCGCCGCGCACAGTTCGGCACGCCGCGCTTCGGAGAGATACGGTGCCGGTGCGCGCTCCACCACCTTCTGGTTGCGCCGCTGCACCGAGCAGTCACGCTCATAGAGGTGCACCAGATTGCCGTAGCTGTCGCCGATCACCTGCACCTCGACATGGCGCGCGCGGCGCACCAGTTTTTCCAGATACACCTCGTCGTTGCCAAAGGCGGCAGCGGCCTCGCGGCGCGCGACCTCCATCGCCGGGCCGAGATCGGCCTCGGTCGCGACGATACGCATGCCACGTCCGCCGCCGCCCCAGCTCGCCTTGAGCATCAGTGGGTAGCCGACGCTGGCGGCGAGCCGCTTCGTTTCGTCCAGATCACGCGGTAGCGCCCCGGTGGCCGGCACCACCGGCACACCGGCCCGTTCGGCGAGCGCACGTGCCGAGACCTTGTTGCCCAACAGGCGCATCACTTCGGGCTGCGGGCCGATGAAGACGATGCCGGCGCGCGCGCAAGCCTCGGCAAAATCCGGGTTTTCGGAGAGGAAGCCGTAACCAGGGTGGATCGCATCGACATGCGCTTCTTTGGCGATGCGAATGATGTCGGCGATGTCGAGATAGGCGTCGACCGGTTTCTTGCCCGCGCCGACGAGGTAGGACTCGTCGGCCTTGAAACGGTGCAGGGCGAAGCGGTCCTCGTTCGAGAAAATGGCGACGGTGCGGATGCCCAGCTCGCTCGCGGCGCGCAGGATGCGAATCGCGATCTCGGAACGGTTGGCGACCAGGAGGCTGCGGATTTTTTTCATGATGGGAAGCGCGGATGAAGCGAAATGACCACGATTCTAATATTGCATTGCAGCAAGCACGCCGCGGACTTTCACAACCCGAGCCGCTCTTTGACGTGCGGCCACTGTCGGCGGCTCACCGGCAGACGTTCGGCCACGCCTTTCAAGGTCAGCACCCAGTGCGCCTCGCCATGTGCGTCGTCAGCGACGCGTGCCGCGCCGGCGACTGCATCGATGGCGACGAGACAGTTGCGGTGGATACGTACGAAGCGCGCCGCGAACTCGGTTTCCAGATGGGTGAGCGATTCCTCGAGCAGATACTCGCGCTCTGCGGTGCATGCCGCGACGTATTTCTGGTCGGCACGCAGGTAAAGGATTTCATCGACCGGAACGAGCATCACCCGGCCACGCTCAAGCACCCGCAACCGGGCGCGGGCCGTGGGGGCGAGATTCTTGAGCAGGGCGTCATTGGGCAGCAGACGGCGAGCCTTCCGTAGGGCATCGAGCAGGCGTGGTGCCCGCACCGGCTTGAGTAGATAATCGGCGGCTGAGAGCTCGAAGGCCTTGAGGGCGAATTCGTCGTACGCCGTGACGAAGACGATCGCCGGTGACATAGGCTGCCCCGCCAGCTGTTGCGCCAGCTCGATGCCGTCCATGCGCGGCATGCGGATGTCGGCCAGCACGATGTCGGCAGGCCGCTGCGCCAGCACCTCCAGCGCAGCCAGGCCGTCGCCGGCTTCGCCGACGATGCAATGCGGGAACTGCGGCGCGATGTCCTCGAGGAGATGGCGCAAGCGCTGCCGTGCCGGCGCCTCGTCATCGACGAGCAGGATGCGCGGTAGCGCGTTCATGCGCTCTCCCGCCGCGGCAGTTCGACGCGCACCCGATAACGGCCGTCGTGCTCGCCGGTTTCGAGACGTGCCTCGAGATCGTAAAACAGCATCAGCCGCTCGCGCAGGTTGTCCAGCGCCATGCGGTTGCCGGGACGCTGTGCGCTGGATGCCGCCAGCGGATTGTCGATTTCGATATGCACGCCGTCGCGGCTGGCACGGATGCGCACGACGATTTCGCCGGGCTCGGTAACCATTTCGACGCCGTGATAGACGGCGTTCTCCAGCAATGGCTGCAACAGCAAAGGCGGCGCGAGCAATTCGGGCGGGTAGTCGTCCATTTCCCAACGCACCTTGAGGCGCTCGCCGAGCCGCAGCTTTTCGAGCGCGAGATACTTGCGCGCCAAGGCGATCTCTTCCGAAAGCGGCACCAGCGCGCGATTGTCGCGCAACAGCACGCGGAACAGCTCGGCGAGTTCTTCGAGGGCGGTCTCCGCGCGGCGCGGATCGTCGCGCATCACGCCGAGGATCGCATTCAGGCTGTTGAACAGGAAATGCGGACGGATCCGGGCATTGAGCGCCGCCAGCCGCGCTTCGGCCAGTGCCGGCGTCTGGGCCTGGGCGCGAAGCTTGAAGCCAGCCAGCAGCAGCATCGCGCCAAGACCGCCGGCAAGCGGCGCGCGCCAGCCGGGTGCGCCGCCGAAGGCCGTCGCCAACAGGAAATCGATCCCCGCAAACGCAGCCGCCGCCCAGCCGACCACCACAGCGAATGCCCACGGCAGCGGTTGGCGTCGTAGCCACGAGGCGAGCGGGAACAGCCCGGCCAGCGTGGTGAGCAGCGCCGGCTCGGCGAGTGCGGAAAGCTCGAGCAGCTCGTCACCAAGCCGCGCCAGATCTCGGTTGCGCGCCAGCGCCAACAGCAGCAGCAGCCCGTTTCCCGCCAACAGGAGCCGCAACCAGATGCCTTGGTTGGAAAAATCCGGCACGACGGAAGCAATGGGCGACGAGGGTATACTCATAACTTTACCAGGCCGTTGAAAAACGTCACGAGGATGGCCAGATGCAAGGCGTTTGGTGCGCAGCGACCGAGACATATCAATAAGATAGGCGAGGGAGCGAGCACCGAGCAACGCCGCAGATGGCCCACCGCAGTAGTTTTTCAACAGCCTGTTACAGACATTCTCCCTCTTCATTATGTCAGACAGTTCCGCCAAGATCTGGTCGGGGCGTTTTAGCGAACCCGTCGCCGACCTCGTCAAACGTTACACCGCCTCGGTCTTTTTCGATCGGCGCATGGCCGCCCAGGACATCCGGGGCTCGCTCGCCCATGCGAAAATGCTGGCGCGCCAGAAGATCATTTCCGGGCAAGACCTCGCTGCAATCGAACGCGGCCTGGCCCAGATCAATGGCGAGATCGAGCGCGGCGAATTCGTCTGGAATCTCGATGACGAGGATGTGCATCTCAACATCGAGAAACGCCTCACCCAGCTCATTGGCGATGCGGGGAAAAGGCTGCACACCGGCCGCTCGCGCAATGACCAGGTGGCCACCGACATCCGCCTTTGGCTACGCGATGCGATCGACACGACCGATGCACGGCTTAGCGCACTGATGCGTGCGCTGCTCGATCTGGCCGAGACGCACCTGGCTACGCCCATGCCCGGCTTCACCCATCTGCAGGTGGCCCAACCGGTCACCTTCGGCCATCACCTGATGGCCTACGTCGAGATGTTTTCCCGCGACCGCGAACGCTTCGCCGACTGCCGCAGGCGGGTCAACCGCCTGCCGCTCGGCGCGGCGGCGCTCGCCGGCACCACCTTCCCGATCGACCGTGAATTCGTCGCCAAGGAACTCGGCTTCGACGGCGTCTGTGCCAACTCGCTCGATGCCGTCTCCGACCGTGACTTCGCGATCGAATTCTGTGCCGCCGCATCGTTGACGATGATGCACGTCTCACGCTTCTCTGAGGAACTGATCCTCTGGATGAACCCGATGATCGGCTTCATCGATCTGGCCGACCGTTTCTGCACCGGCTCTTCGATCATGCCGCAGAAGAAGAATCCGGACGTGCCGGAGCTCGCGCGGGGCAAGAGCGGCCGTGTCTTCGGCCACCTGATGGGGCTTTTGACACTGATGAAGGCTCAGCCGCTCGCCTACAACAAGGACAACCAGGAAGACAAGGAACCATTGTTCGACACCGCCGACACGCTCATCGACACGCTGACGATCTTCGCCGATCTCGTGTCCGGCATCCGCGTCAAAGCGGAGGCGATGGCCGCGGCGCTCGATCAGGGCTTTGCCACGGCGACCGATCTGGCCGACTATCTCGTCAAGAAGGGTCTGCCCTTCCGCGATGCGCATGAAGCCGTCGCACGTGCGGTGCGCGCCGCAGAAGCGCGCGGCTGCGATCTCTCTGACCTGCCGCTGGCCGAGTTGCAGAGTTTTTCACCCCTCATCGACGAAGACGTCTTCAGCGTGTTGACCATCTCCGGCTCGCTGGCCGCGCGCAATCATCTCGGCGGCACCGCACCGGAACAAGTAAAAGCTGCCATCGAACGCGTGCGCAACTCCCTTCGATGAGGCGTTTCAGAAAGACCGGCACGGCAGATCGGCTGGCGATGTTCGAGGCCGAGGTCGAGGGTCTCGCTGCCTTGCGCGCCACGCAAACGGTACGCGTTCCCGAGGTCTTCGGCACCGGCATCGATGCGAACGGCAGCGCCTGGATCGAGCTGGAATACCTCGAGCTCGGAGCGCTGTCGCCGCAATCCGGCGCCCGGCTCGGCGAGCAGCTCGCCGAAATGCACTGGCACACCGGCCATCGAGATGACGCCCTTTTTGGCTGGCCGCGCGACAACTTCATCGGCGACTCGCCGCAATCGAACCAGTCGCATCAGAGTTGGGCGAGCTTCTTCGCCGCCGAACGCCTGCGGCCGCAGCTGGAGCGCGCCCAGGCCAACGGCATGCCGCGCGCAGTGGTTTCCCAAGGCGAGCGGCTGATCGAGGGCGTCGGTGCCTTTTTCCTCGACTACCGGCCGCAGCCCTGCCTGCTGCATGGCGACCTTTGGGCCGGCAACGCCGGTCAGTTACCGGATGGGACGCCGGTCATCTTCGATCCAGCCGTCTATCGGGGCGACCGCGAGACCGATCTCGCGATGGCGGAGCTCTTCGGCGGCTTTCCCGAGGCGTTCTATGCGTCCTATCGAACTGCCTGGCCGCTCGATCCAGGCTTCGAGACGCGCAAAACGCTCTACAACCTGTATCACATCCTCAACCACTTCAACCTGTTCGGCGCGGCCTACCTGAACCAGGCGCGGCGCATGATCGAGCGATTGCTCGCCGAGCTGCGCGGCTGACGATCAGGCAGGCTGCCTCATCAAATCCCCAAGCTTGGCCTGCAGCTCGCCGGCTTGGTACATCTCGGTCATGATGTCGCAGCCACCGATGAATTCGCCGCGGATGTAGAGCACCGGAATGGTCGGCCAGTCGGCATACTCGCGCAGTTCCGGCACGGTGTCGGCTTCGGCGAGCACATTGACATCGACGAAATCGACGTTGCAGCGCTTGAGGATTTCCGCGGCGCGGCCGGAAAAACCGCAGCGCGGAAACTGCTTCGTGCCTTTCATGAACAGCACGACGGGATGTTGGGTGACGAGTTCGTGAATCTGTGCCTTGTTCATCTCGGTTTCCTCGAATGGTTGATGTTTTTACTCGGGAAATTTTAGTGGGGCGGCTGATACCGGTCAAGCCATCAGCGTGACCTGTGGAATTGCTCGAAGCTCATTCGCTGCCAGTGTCCTTCAGCGACGTATCGGCCCAGCGCGAGGAAGGTTTCTGCATCGCGCATCGCGCCGGTATGGCGCGCCATTTCCCGCCCATCGGCGGCAAAGAAAACGAAAGTCGGCGTGCCCTTGAATTCGAGGTTGCGGGCAAAAGCCTTTTCCGTCATCTCTTTTCCCTCCGGGGTCGTCACCGGAATGCTGCCGTTGACATCGAGGCTGAACACGTTGAAATGCCGATGGAAATACTCGCGCACCTCGGCCCGGCTCATGATCTGCTCGCGCATGCGCTTGCAGAACGGACAGCCCTCGGCTTCCAGCACCAGCAGGATGCCTTGCTTGCCCTGCGCCTGCGCCGTCTTCAGCTCGGCGGCAAAGTCGCCCAGCGTCGTATCGAAAAAGTCATCGCCCAGCGCGGCATGGGCGAAAGACAAAGTCAAGAAACAGAAAGCGACCCAACGCAGCAGAAATCTCATTGCACCTCCTCCTTGCGAAAAACTTTACCGGGATTTCGTCCTTAGCGCCAAGGGCAATTCGGCGGTGATGAGCGCGCCGACGAGGATCACGGTCCAGGAAAGATACAGCCAGAGCAGAAAGATCGGGATTGCCGAGAAAGCCCCGTAGATCAGCGTATAGGTCGGCAGCTTGACGATGTAGAGGGCAAACAGCCGCTGCATGCCAACGAAGGCGAGTGCCGTCAGCGCACCGGCGAATGCGGCATGCGAGCGCGCCACCGGCCGGTTGGGCAAGGCCCAGTAGATGAGCCCGAGCAATACGGCGAGAAACACCAGCGGCACGATTTGGGAAAAAGCCAGCCGCAGCCAGCGCGGCTCATCGACCCAGCCGAAGGAAACCGTCGCCAGATAAGTGATGCTCGCCAGCGCACTGCCGAATGCCAGCGGGCCGAGCAACAACGTCAACAGGTGCAGCCCAAGTCGCTTGAGCAAGGGCCGTGGCTTGCTCACCTTCCAGATCGCGGCAAAGCTGCGCTCGATGGTCAGCATCTGCAGCAGGGCTGTTGCCGCCAGTGTCGTCAGTCCGATCCAGGTCACGCGATTGGCGCGCTGGGCGAATTCCCCCAGGTATGCGGCGATCACCTTGCCGGCTTTTTCGGGCAGCAGCGTAGAGAGCAGGAATTGTTCGAGCGCGCGGGTGAGCTTGATGCCGAAGGGCAACATTTCGATCAGCGAGGCACCGACCACGACCATCGGCACCAGACCGAGCAGCGTCGCAAACGACAGCGCCGCTGCCGTCTGGGCGTAATGCTCGGCGTTGAAACGCTTGACGACGTTGATCAGCAGGCGAACGGGGATGAGCACCATATAATGCGATGATTGTAATAAAGGGGCACCATTCATGGCCGCTTCGTGCCGTCCTGCCAGCGCCGAGTTTCGCCGTCTCCATCGTCTGACCCTGATCGCCAGCGCCAGCCTGATCGCATTGATCGCGCTTTGCCTTGCCTGGGAGCTGTGGCTCGCCCCATTGCGCCCCGGCGGTTCCTGGCTTGCGCTGAAGGCGCTGCCGTTGCTGCTGCCGCTGTTCGGCATCTTGCACGGCCGGCGGCGCAGCTACCAGGCAGCGAGTCTGCTGATCCTGGCCTATTTGCTGGAGGGGGTAACGCGGCTGCTGACCGATGGCGGGGCAAGCCGCGCCCTGGCTGCCGCCGAGACGCTGCTTGCCGCCACGTTTTTCGCCACGGTGCTGGCCTTTGCACGCCTGACGGCAGTTTCCCGAGCCCCAGCCGCCATCACAGCTGCGGATTGAGACGCTCGGCCCTGGCGTGAAGCTTGTTGAGGGCGTTCAGATAGGCTTTCGCCGACGCGACGATGATGTCGGTATCCGCCCCCTGGCCATTGACGATGCGGCCTTCCTTCGCCAAGCGCACGGTCACCTCACCCTGGGCATCGGTGCCGGTGGTGATCGCATTCACCGAATAGAGCAGCAGCTCGGCGCCGCTATTTGCCACCGATTCGATCGCGCGGAAGGTGGCATCCACCGGCCCGCTGCCGGTCGCCTGGGCGTGCTGCTCGATCCCGCCGACGGAAAGTGTCAGCTCGGCCAGTGGCTGTTCACCGGTTTCGGAATGGAAACGGAAGGAAACCAGCTTGTAATGCTCGACCTCCGGCGTGACCATCTCGTCGGAGACGATCGCGTGCAGATCTTCGTCGAAGATCTCGCGCTTCTTGTCGGCGAGCTCCTTGAAACGCGCGAATGCGGCATTCAGCGCCTCCTCGCTGTCGAGCTGGATGCCGAGTTCGGCGAGCTTGGTGCGGAAGGCGTTGCGTCCCGACAGCTTGCCAAGCGAGATGCGGTTGGCATGCCAGCCGACGTCCTCGGCGCGCATGATCTCGTAAGTTTCGCGGTGCTTGAGTACGCCGTCCTGATGGATGCCCGATTCATGCGCGAAGGCATTCGCGCCAACGATGGCCTTGTTCGGCTGCACGACATAGCCGGTGATCTGCGAGACGAGACGCGAAGCGGCGACGATCTGCGTCGTGTCGATGCGCGTTTCGACCGGGAACAGGTCCTTGCGCGTTTTCACCGCCATCACCACCTCTTCGAGCGCGGCATTGCCGGCACGCTCACCCAGCCCGTTGAGCGTGCATTCGACTTGGCGTGCGCCGTTTTGCACCGCGGCGAGCGAATTGGCAACGGCCAAGCCCAGGTCATTATGGCAGTGCGTCGACCAGATCACCTTGTCGGCATCCGGCACATTCTCGATCAGCGCGCGCATGCGTGCGCCCCATTCGGCCGGGATACTGTAGCCGACGGTGTCCGGAACGTTGATGGTCTTGGCGCCGGCCTTGATCACCGCGTCGAAAACGCGACATAGAAAATCGAAGTCCGAACGCACCGCATCCTCGGCGGAGAATTCGACGTCATCGGTGTACTCGCGCGCCCACTTGACGGCCTGCACCGCCGCCGCGACGACCTCGTCGGGCTTCATACGCAGCTTCTTCTCCATGTGGATCGGCGAAGTGGCGATGAAGGTGTGGATGCGCCCGCGCGCAGCCGGCCGGATCGCTTCGCCGGCGCGGCGCACGTCTTTTTCGTTGGCACGCGCCAACGAGCAGACCGTCGACTCCTTGATCGCTTCGGCGATCGCGTGGATCGCCTCGAAATCCCCGGGGCTCGCCGCCGCGAAACCCGCTTCGATGACATCGACACGCATCCGTTCCAATTGGCGGGCGATGCGCAGTTTCTCCTCGCGCGTCATCGCTGCGCCCGGGCTCTGCTCGCCGTCGCGCAAGGTGGTATCGAAAATGATCAGCTGTGGTTTGCTCATTGCATTCTCCGCAGGAATGTCCGACGTTCATGACGACCCGCCGCCCTGACGGCGCGGGTAGCGAAATTCGAATTGTGGGGAAAGGAATGTTCAGCGCCCGCGGCGCAGCAGCGGGCGCAGCTTGGTGGCGAGCGACGCACTCACCGCCGCCAAGGCGGTCAGCGTGAGGAGGGCGGAAGCCAAATCAAACGTCGTCGCGGTCATGGCGCAACTATAACAAACTATTCGCCCGGCGCAAGTTTTTTGCGCCTAGCGAACCAATCGACCGCGGCGATGACGTAGCCGGACAATGCATAGGCCAGAAACAGCGCGAATAGTACGCCCGGCGGGTAACTCGAAACCAGTGCGAAACCGAGCGCCACGGCGACGACGATGATGAACGGCACGCTCCTGCGCAGATTGATGTTCTTGCCCGAGTAGTAGCGCAGGTTCGTCACCATCGTGACGCCGGCAAAAATGGTCAGGGCACAGGCATACCAACGCGCCTCCTGGCCACTCCAATCATTGTCGATCAGCACCCAGACCAGCCCTGCCACCAGCGCCGCGGCCGCCGGGCTCGGCAGGCCCTGGAACCAGCGTTTGTCGACGACTTCGAGGTTGGTGTTGAAGCGCGCCAGGCGCAATGCCGCGCCGACGCAGTAGATGAAGGCAGCGATCCAGCCCAGCTTGCCGAGGTCTTTGAGCGCCCATTCATACACCACCAATGCCGGCGCAGCACCGAAGGAGACCATGTCGGAAAGCGAATCGTATTCGGCCCCGAAAGCGCTTTGCGTGTGCGTCAGCCGGGCGACGCGGCCATCGAGACCATCGAAGACCATGGCGACGAAGATCGCCACCGCGGCGATCTCGAACTTGCCGTTCATCGCCTGGACGATCGCATAGAAACCGGAAAATAGCGCCGCAGTGGTGAACAGGTTCGGCAGAATGTAGATTCCGCGCCGGCGCAGTTCCGGATTGAACATGGTTTTGCGGGGACGGCGAAAATCGGGCATGGGCGCGCAACGGCTGGGTAGATGCGCTCAATTGTAACCGCGCGCCGCTTGCGAAGAGGGATTACGGGAGAAGGGCAAGGATCGTCGTCGTGGCGCGGACCTTTTCGCCCACGACGACTTTCACCTGCACCCCCTTCGGCAAATAGAGATCGACGCGCGAGCCGAAGCGGATGAAGCCGTAGCGCTGGCCGCGCACGAGTTTGTCGCCCGGTTCGACGTAACAGAGGATGCGCCG
This genomic interval from Sulfuricystis multivorans contains the following:
- the pssA gene encoding CDP-diacylglycerol--serine O-phosphatidyltransferase; amino-acid sequence: MPDFRRPRKTMFNPELRRRGIYILPNLFTTAALFSGFYAIVQAMNGKFEIAAVAIFVAMVFDGLDGRVARLTHTQSAFGAEYDSLSDMVSFGAAPALVVYEWALKDLGKLGWIAAFIYCVGAALRLARFNTNLEVVDKRWFQGLPSPAAAALVAGLVWVLIDNDWSGQEARWYACALTIFAGVTMVTNLRYYSGKNINLRRSVPFIIVVAVALGFALVSSYPPGVLFALFLAYALSGYVIAAVDWFARRKKLAPGE
- a CDS encoding 2-isopropylmalate synthase; this encodes MSKPQLIIFDTTLRDGEQSPGAAMTREEKLRIARQLERMRVDVIEAGFAAASPGDFEAIHAIAEAIKESTVCSLARANEKDVRRAGEAIRPAARGRIHTFIATSPIHMEKKLRMKPDEVVAAAVQAVKWAREYTDDVEFSAEDAVRSDFDFLCRVFDAVIKAGAKTINVPDTVGYSIPAEWGARMRALIENVPDADKVIWSTHCHNDLGLAVANSLAAVQNGARQVECTLNGLGERAGNAALEEVVMAVKTRKDLFPVETRIDTTQIVAASRLVSQITGYVVQPNKAIVGANAFAHESGIHQDGVLKHRETYEIMRAEDVGWHANRISLGKLSGRNAFRTKLAELGIQLDSEEALNAAFARFKELADKKREIFDEDLHAIVSDEMVTPEVEHYKLVSFRFHSETGEQPLAELTLSVGGIEQHAQATGSGPVDATFRAIESVANSGAELLLYSVNAITTGTDAQGEVTVRLAKEGRIVNGQGADTDIIVASAKAYLNALNKLHARAERLNPQL